The Lolium rigidum isolate FL_2022 unplaced genomic scaffold, APGP_CSIRO_Lrig_0.1 contig_14241_1, whole genome shotgun sequence genome includes a region encoding these proteins:
- the LOC124680373 gene encoding cysteine-rich receptor-like protein kinase 44 encodes MLAGNGIIFAMATVLLLLPSARPQVISSCDASTTFAPNSPFQANLNFLVAALPANASSSPAGFANLSAGTASRAYGMALCRGDANASSCAACLTVAFRAAAVNCSNNTGVVMYEDDCVLRFANNQFLDFLDADQWQPGELSTKIIPANTSVPSVPAAWFSAAATSILTAALAASSNSTAANAKKYFATGEVDFDPRIYALAQCVPVLTPAQCSSCLGILLGEIQFELSSKPLWVTSRVEWCDLRYSVQPFYEGETMLHLQAPPSPSSVTGPQTGAAGKKRSSAAAISAGIVCPLLLILILSVFLFTRFRTRIKSTEYDNPFKKISRAQCVIFDLLSLEEATENFSERNKLGEGGFGAVYKGILADGQEIAVKKLLGTAGHGLHQLHNEVLLLAELQHKNLVRLQGFYSHRQDTLLVYEYIENGSLDNYLSDNREGHTLTWEQRYNIILGIAKGILYLHEDSSMRIIHRDLKPNNILLGEGMEPKIADFGLARLLGEGHTHTKTSGAAGTLGYMAPEYVNHGRVSPKIDIFSYGVLVLQIITRRRECWSDDSNTVNLLTEVWNHWKKGTISQMMDQTLDEHCRNQQLRCVHVALMCVQAGSGDRPEISTIIYMLTRDNIELQPMEEPAFFFGSFSHRRNLHSSNSNFVLEDIISVNEVTVTEPYPR; translated from the exons CATCTTCGCCATGGCCACTGTCCTTCTCCTACTGCCGTCAGCCCGTCCGCAAGTCATCAGCTCCTGCGACGCCAGCACAACCTTCGCGCCCAACAGCCCTTTTCAGGCGAACCTGAACTTCCTCGTCGCAGCGCTCCCCGCCAACGCCTCCTCCTCGCCCGCCGGCTTCGCTAACCTTTCCGCTGGCACGGCGAGTCGTGCCTACGGGATGGCGCTCTGCCGCGGGGACGCCAACGCCTCGTCCTGCGCCGCCTGCCTGACGGTAGCGTTTCGTGCCGCCGCCGTGAACTGCAGCAACAACACGGGCGTCGTCATGTACGAGGACGACTGCGTCCTCCGCTTCGCCAACAACCAATTCTTGGACTTCCTCGACGCCGACCAGTGGCAGCCTGGCGAACTTAG TACCAAGATTATACCGGCTAATACAAGCGTTCCGTCAGTCCCGGCTGCCTGGTTCAGCGCTGCGGCCACATCAATCCTCACCGCTGCACTGGCTGCTTCGAGCAACTCGACCGCCGCTAACGCCAAGAAGTACTTCGCGACGGGCGAGGTTGACTTCGATCCCAGGATCTACGCGCTCGCGCAGTGTGTGCCGGTCTTGACGCCGGCGCAGTGCAGCAGTTGTCTCGGAATACTCCTTGGGGAGATACAATTCGAGTTGAGCAGTAAACCCTTATGGGTTACATCACGTGTGGAGTGGTGCGACCTGCGGTATAGCGTGCAGCCATTCTACGAAGGCGAGACCATGCTGCACCTCCAGGCGCCACCTTCGCCGTCATCTGTTACTGGTCCACAGACCGGAGCCGCAG GTAAAAAAAGAAGTAGTGCAGCAGCGATCTCTGCGGGAATCGTTTGTCCCCTTCTATTGATATTGATCCTATCGGTTTTTCTGTTCACTCGCTTCAGGACAAGGATTAAGTCTACGGAGTACGACAACC CATTCAAGAAAATTTCGAGAGCGCAGTGTGTGATCTTTGATTTGCTTTCGCTGGAAGAGGCAACTGAAAACTTTTCAGAGAGGAATAAGCTTGGAGAAGGTGGTTTTGGTGCTGTGTACAAG GGGATACTAGCAGATGGGCAGGAAATAGCAGTGAAGAAACTTTTGGGAACAGCTGGGCATGGTTTGCATCAGCTGCATAATGAGGTGCTGCTGCTGGCAGAACTTCAGCACAAGAACCTAGTCCGATTACAGGGTTTTTACTCCCATCGGCAGGATACACTTCTTGTGTACGAATACATAGAGAATGGGAGCCTTGACAACTATCTATCCG ATAACAGAGAGGGACACACACTAACTTGGGAGCAACGGTATAACATCATTCTTGGTATTGCCAAGGGGATATTGTATCTTCACGAGGACTCGAGTATGAGGATTATCCACCGGGATCTTAAACCTAACAACATTCTTCTTGGAGAGGGCATGGAGCCAAAAATTGCTGACTTTGGGTTGGCGAGGCTGCTAGGAGAAGGTCACACACATACGAAGACATCTGGGGCTGCTGGAACACT AGGTTATATGGCTCCAGAGTACGTGAATCATGGACGTGTGTCACCCAAGATTGATATTTTCAGCTACGGTGTACTGGTCCTGCAAATCATTACTAGAAGAAGGGAGTGCTGGTCTGATGATAGCAACACTGTCAATCTTCTTACTGAG GTGTGGAATCACTGGAAAAAGGGAACAATCTCACAAATGATGGACCAAACACTAGACGAACATTGTCGAAACCAACAGCTACGATGTGTACATGTCGCGCTCATGTGTGTCCAAGCGGGCTCTGGCGACAGGCCTGAGATATCCACAATCATTTACATGTTAACGAGGGACAACATAGAGCTTCAGCCAATGGAGGAACCTGCATTCTTCTTCGGGAGCTTCAGCCACCGGAGGAACCTGCATTCATCTAACTCTAATTTTGTGTTAGAAGATATCATTTCTGTGAATGAAGTTACAGTTACAGAGCCTTATCCTAGGTAA